In Nitrospira sp., a single genomic region encodes these proteins:
- a CDS encoding response regulator: MAEILLIDDEASARQFFRRTLEGAGHAVNEVSLARDGLAHLQRHAVDLVITDILMPDMDGLELTWMLHQQFPRLKVVAVSSGARDLDYCSVARFFGAHETLVKPVAVPRLLETVGRLTGPAS; the protein is encoded by the coding sequence TTGGCTGAAATTCTTCTGATCGACGATGAAGCTTCGGCCCGACAATTCTTCCGGCGAACGTTGGAAGGAGCCGGGCATGCCGTCAATGAAGTATCGTTGGCGCGGGACGGCTTGGCTCATCTCCAACGCCATGCAGTCGATCTGGTCATCACGGATATCCTGATGCCTGACATGGACGGCCTCGAGCTTACCTGGATGCTCCATCAGCAATTTCCCCGCCTCAAGGTCGTCGCTGTGTCCAGTGGAGCGCGCGATCTCGACTATTGCAGCGTCGCCAGATTCTTTGGCGCGCACGAAACATTGGTCAAACCCGTCGCAGTGCCGCGTCTGCTTGAAACCGTGGGTCGCCTGACCGGCCCCGCGTCCTGA